The Engystomops pustulosus chromosome 9, aEngPut4.maternal, whole genome shotgun sequence genome includes a window with the following:
- the LOC140077375 gene encoding cytochrome P450 2G1-like, whose translation MDLLRDPTLLLVIFISCFILYLSVKSIWGNGNLPPGPTPLPLLGNMLDIGGDIVNSLLNLRKKHGDVFTVHLGSRPVVVVCGYKLVSEIYLDNGDDYLNRGDMPAWDGFYKDTGMIFTFNMNKWRELRRFSVMTLREFGFGKRSLEDRIHEETQHLVEALKNTKETIFDARETLCNAVYNVIFSIMFGHRYDYEDKEMTRMSNYIYETFVIISSPWGQIYEMFPTLMGFIPGPHQKINKLLGNLKQYVESRVKINQATLDPNNPRDFVDAFLIKMEKEKNNQNSEFNMKNLLASTLQIFFAGVESLNTTIVYSLLILMKYPDVLAVVHKEIDDIIGRHRSPTLQDRTRLPYTDAVIHEMQRFTDMFPMAAPRRTTKEVTLNGYTLPKDINIYPMLTTVLKDPNCFKYPTEFNPENFLNEKGEFKRNDAFMPLAAGKRICLGESLVRMELFLFLVTILQNFDLKSPVPVEELDITPNVSGLGNFPKPYKLAFIPR comes from the exons ATGGATTTGCTACGAGATCCAACTCTTTTACTAGTCATCTTCATCTCATGCTTCATCTTATATTTAAGTGTTAAGTCAATTTGGGGTAATGGGAATCTCCCCCCTGGACCAACACCTCTTCCACTGCTGGGAAACATGCTTGATATTGGTGGAGATATTGTGAATTCTCTGCTGAAT ctgAGAAAGAAACATGGTGATGTGTTCACGGTGCATCTGGGCTCTCGCCCGGTGGTGGTGGTATGTGGATACAAGCTTGTGAGTGAAATATATCTGGACAATGGTGATGATTACCTGAATAGAGGAGATATGCCGGCCTGGGATGGCTTCTACAAGGACACTG GAATGATCTTCACTTTCAATATGAACAAGTGGAGGGAGCTCAGACGCTTTTCTGTCATGACCCTGCGAGAGTTCGGTTTCGGTAAAAGAAGCCTTGAAGATAGAATCCATGAGGAGACCCAACACCTGGTAGAAGCTCTAAAGAATACAAAAG AAACAATATTTGATGCTCGGGAAACTCTCTGCAATGCCGTTTACAACGTCATCTTCTCCATCATGTTTGGACACCGCTATGACTATGAAGACAAAGAAATGACTAGAATGTCAAATTATATATATGAAACATTTGTGATTATCAGCTCACCGTGGGGACAG ATATATGAGATGTTTCCAACGCTAATGGGTTTTATTCCAGGACCTCACCAGAAAATCAATAAACTTCTTGGGAATCTTAAACAGTATGTTGAGAGCAGGGTGAAAATCAACCAGGCAACTTTGGATCCAAATAACCCCAGAGATTTTGTTGATGCCTTTCTAATTAAGATGGAAAAG GAGAAAAATAACCAAAACAGTGAATTTAACATGAAGAATTTACTTGCCAGCACCCTCCAGATATTTTTTGCTGGGGTGGAGTCTTTAAATACAACCATAGTCTATTCTCTGCTAATTCTCATGAAATACCCAGATGTCCTAG CCGTTGTGCACAAAGAGATTGATGACATCATCGGACGACATCGGAGCCCAACATTACAAGACAGGACACGCCTGCCGTATACAGATGCAGTGATCCATGAAATGCAAAGATTCACAGATATGTTTCCAATGGCAGCACCACGGAGAACTACAAAAGAAGTCACACTGAATGGCTACACTTTACCAAAG GATATCAATATCTACCCAATGCTGACAACGGTTCTAAAAGATCCCAACTGCTTCAAGTATCCGACAGAATTTAACCCAGAGAACTTCCTGAATGAGAAAGGAGAATTCAAGAGGAACGACGCATTCATGCCCCTAGCGGCAG GGAAGAGGATTTGCCTTGGGGAGTCGTTGGTACGGATGGAGCTATTCCTATTCCTGGTTACAATCCTACAAAACTTTGACTTGAAATCCCCCGTACCTGTAGAAGAACTTGATATAACCCCAAATGTATccggactggggaacttcccgaAACCTTATAAATTGGCTTTTATTCCCCGCTGA